The DNA segment GTCCAGGGTCATGGACGCGCTGTCGTGGATCTCGCAGCCCTCCGGCGCGTACTCCAGAAGCGCCGGGTTGACCAGCGACCCCGCGTAAACGATCATCCCCGCCCGGCGCAGGAGCTCCGCGCCCCGAAGGGTGATCAGATCGGGAGCTCCGGGCCCCGCACCGACGAAATGGATCATGGAAAAACCTCCCTGACGTCAGAAAAGATGAAAAACCGGGAATTTCGCTGTGCCCCGCCCCATTCCAAGGGCTCAGGGGCAAAGCCCTTCGATCGCGAAACGGGGTCGGCACCACGCGCAAAGCAGCGTCACCGGATTCCGTGCGGCCATCAAAAGGCTGCGCCCAAGGGCCCGGCTGGCGCTTACGGAGATCTGGACCGCCTCCAGGTCCCGGTACCCGGGCCCGCTCAACACCGTCACCGCCTCGCTCAGGGTCTGAAGCGTCACGGCGGCGACGACCACCCGCACAGCCCCGGCCCTGCCCGGCAAGAGCTCCAAAAGTTCCCGCAGCTCGCCGCCACTCCCCCCGACGAAGACGTGGGTCGGGTCCGGAAGCGAACCCGCCAGGGCCAGGGCGCGCCCCGGGCGGATCGTCATGTTGTGGAGCCGGAACTTCTCCCGATTCCGCTCCAGGAGCGACACCGCCTCCGGCACGCACTCCACGGCATGGACCTCCGCGTCGGGGAAGGCCAGGGCCGCGGCGGCGGAGACGGACCCGGTCCCGGCCCCGATGTCCCAGAGGACGGAATCGGGCCGAAGCTCCAGCCGGTCCAGGACGACCGAGCGGACCTCCTCCCGCGTCATGGGCACCTCGCCGCGCTCGAAATCCGCGTCGCGCGGCCGTCCGAAGGGCGGCGTCCAGGGCTCCGGGTTGCGCACCAGCATCAGGGAGAGCGCGTCGAAATCCCGCCCCGCCAGCTCGGCGGGCGCCCCGCGCGTCACGCGCTCGTCCGGATAGCTCAGCCGCTCCCCGACCACGGCCTCGACGCGCCCCCCCAGGCCCCCCACCGCTCCGGCCAGCGCCTCGCACGCCCAGCGCGGCGAGTGGTCCCCCCCGCAGAAGAGCAGGGTCAGCCTGCGGCGCTCCACGGTATTCAGAAGCCGGGAGGCGCTCAACGGCCTTCCGTGACCCGACAGGATCGCGGCGTCCTCCCAGGTCTCGCCCGCCGCGGCGCAGAGGCTCTGGATCGATCCGACGCCCGGCACCACGCGCAGAGCCCGGCCCGGCCAGCGCCTCCGGAGCATCGGCAGCAGGCTGTAGATCCCAGGGTCCCCCGAGAC comes from the Fretibacterium sp. OH1220_COT-178 genome and includes:
- the cbiE gene encoding precorrin-6y C5,15-methyltransferase (decarboxylating) subunit CbiE: HAGLAGGHPNVVLLKGIAETLDRVERELERGSVAVLVSGDPGIYSLLPMLRRRWPGRALRVVPGVGSIQSLCAAAGETWEDAAILSGHGRPLSASRLLNTVERRRLTLLFCGGDHSPRWACEALAGAVGGLGGRVEAVVGERLSYPDERVTRGAPAELAGRDFDALSLMLVRNPEPWTPPFGRPRDADFERGEVPMTREEVRSVVLDRLELRPDSVLWDIGAGTGSVSAAAALAFPDAEVHAVECVPEAVSLLERNREKFRLHNMTIRPGRALALAGSLPDPTHVFVGGSGGELRELLELLPGRAGAVRVVVAAVTLQTLSEAVTVLSGPGYRDLEAVQISVSASRALGRSLLMAARNPVTLLCAWCRPRFAIEGLCP